The following DNA comes from Chitinophaga nivalis.
CACACGATACCGGTCTTTCTCGGACTTCCATATACATACCTCTTTCAAAAACTATTACCGCTTTGTAAAAGACCCCGACAGCACTATTCTCCATGCCGGCAATCCTGCTTATCTCAACAAAAAATACGGACATACTGACTGGCTCGCACATACGAAAAAGGCCAAAGACAAAAGACATGGCAAGGAATCCAATATGGGTAACTATGATCAGTCGAACTATGCAAACCTGCAGGGGCCAGGCGGATCAATCCTGTGTATGTCTATCACGCCACCGGAAAAAATCATGTTGTCGCTGGTAGCTGCATTGAGTACCCATTTAAACCTTGCATAATAATTGAGCGGCGTTTCTCCGGTATACTTATCTAAGAGGAAGCGTCGGAAACGTTTACAAAGATTCTCATTAATATCTATTGGTGCTATAAAATCGTTTTCTATGAACAGTCTGAATTGCGTTAAGCTGTTTGACAGATGCCGGTTTCCCTTAGGTGAGTTGAGTTTTACATATTCGTCGTAATAATCAATGAAGTTTGCCTTAAACTTATGTGCAGGGATAAATGCACTTCCTGTTGCCTGCTGCTCTATGGTTAATTGACTTTTTTGGGTTTCCAACAGGGCAAGGGCTTGTTTGTTATGGTTCTTTGGGATCTGGTCTTTGGGCTGCTTATAGATAAATATTCCTGTTGTAGGACGTTGGCCAGGACCGTGACCGTAATCATAATAGAATGTAATTTTATCCCCTTTTTTACTTAACCGTTTTAAGAAATTCATAAGCGCTTGCTTTTAGGATTACTAAAATCGTAGCACAATAAATACGCCATGGCAGCTTGTTTCAGCATGCTGTCAGTATTATTTCTACTTACGTTTTCTAAACTGTGAAAAAGTGAAAAAAAGCGAGTGTAAAAAACTTTTTGTAAATCACCTGGAAGTGTTGTCAGTACTGACATTCTGGCGAAATTAAATCTGCCAAAACCATATAACAGTGAAGAGATCAAGCACTGCTTCTTAAACTTTTCTGAGATGATTTTTTTAATACATTGGAGATGATGGTATGCCGGTAATATTCCAGCAATTCGGTGTGTCATTCGGTGTGTCAATTGTGTGTCAACAATAGTGGGAGAAAGCGCAAAAAGGCGTTAAAAATGACACTTGACTGCATTAAAAAAGGCTTGTAAGTTTATTACTTACAAGCCTTCTAAGTGCCCAGAACTGGATTCGAACCAGCACACCCTTGCAGGCGCTGCGACCTGAACACAGTGCGTCTACCAATTTCGCCATCTGGGCATCATTTTTCCGTGTCAGGGACGCAAAGATAAACAGCTATTTCATCTTTCCAAAAAAAATATCAACTTTTTTTAAAACTAACGCGGATGGCTATATTAATAATTATAAATGAAGCTGAAAGAAGTGATACTAAAGGTAAGCGGCCCCTTGGCCACGAGGTACAAATCATGTATGCCTTCTGCGTGCCGCAGGTTACCGGTAAGTTTCAGCGCGTAGGTACTGTCGCCGGTATAGGGAATGTCGAGGGTACCAATTATTTTTCCTTTGGGCTTATCGATACGGAACTCCAGCCGGGCATTACTTTTTTTGTGTTCGCAGGCTACTTCCACTTTAAATCCAATCTCTCCTAAACTTAAATTTACCTGGGCAAATCCCAGATAACTCCCCTCTTTCATTTTGAATTCCGTTTCATAATTGCCTTTTCTTGCCGTCGGCGCCGCCGTCTGTGCTACGACAGACAACTGCACGAATGCAAAAAAAAGAAATAGAATCAACCTCATAGGGATAGGAACAATTGTGCTGATGCCTGTACAGAAAACATGCTCCGTATGTTTCCGTCAGAAAATTACAATAAATCTCATAAAATTAAGGAATTATGTAATATCAACATACAACAATAACGGAAAGAAATATACGTTGCAGGAAAAAAAATAAGGCAGGCATCTACCTAAACCACGCCCCTGCTGAGTTACACCATCATCTGCCTTTATAATAACCTGGTTTGTTTTTTATCCCTACTACCTCTCCAGATATATCGATATCCCCTTCTTTTCATGTAACCGCCACACCCTGTTATATACCCAGCATCTGTTTCATCATGCTGACCTGGTCTGTAGTGACCCGGGTTTTATCGTAGGCGAGATAGATCGTATTGGCCGT
Coding sequences within:
- a CDS encoding phage integrase SAM-like domain-containing protein, translated to MNFLKRLSKKGDKITFYYDYGHGPGQRPTTGIFIYKQPKDQIPKNHNKQALALLETQKSQLTIEQQATGSAFIPAHKFKANFIDYYDEYVKLNSPKGNRHLSNSLTQFRLFIENDFIAPIDINENLCKRFRRFLLDKYTGETPLNYYARFKWVLNAATSDNMIFSGGVIDIHRIDPPGPCRFA
- a CDS encoding carbohydrate-binding protein, which codes for MRLILFLFFAFVQLSVVAQTAAPTARKGNYETEFKMKEGSYLGFAQVNLSLGEIGFKVEVACEHKKSNARLEFRIDKPKGKIIGTLDIPYTGDSTYALKLTGNLRHAEGIHDLYLVAKGPLTFSITSFSFIYNY